In Solimonas sp. K1W22B-7, the DNA window ATAGTTCCACCAGCGGCGGCCGTCCTGCGGCAGCTTCTCGATGTTGTTCGCCACGGTCCACTTCAGCACGCCGGCATCCATCAGCAGCAGGCCGAGCATCAGCTTGATGCCGGTGTAGCCGGACAGATCGCGCAGCATCTTGCGGCGCAGCGACGCAGCGGTGGTGGGGTAGCCGGCATGCAGCGACATGTCGGGGTCCAGCTCGGTGCCGGTCCTGGTGTGGTGCACCAGGTGGTGCGCACGGTACTTGTGCATCTGCTGCCAGACGGGGCGTGCGCAGAACCAGTCGCCGAAGAAGTCGTTCATCCCGCGCGTGCGGAACAGGGTGCCGTGCGCCGCCTCGTGCTGCAGGATCGCCAGCGCCAGCTGGCGCCCGGCCAGCAGGGGCAGGGCCAGCAGCACGGTCAGTACGCCCGGCCACAGCGCCACCATCGCGAAGCTCGCGGCGATCGTGGCCCAGGATACGGCGATGGCCCAGAAACCGCGCCAGTCGGAGCGTGCGGTCAGTTCCGTGACTTCTTCCGCCGACAGCAGCGAGCGCAGGCGCCGCCGCGTGACGGCCGGCAGTTCCACTGGCGTGGAGGTGGGGGCTTCGATGCTCATGAGGGCTCCGGCATGGCAGGCGCCAGTTCTTACTGGTGCCGACGGTAATGGATAACTTAAGTAATATTACATTAATTATCCATAAATGAAAATATAGGAAACAATCGGCGCATCCATGGCTGCCCGCCGCTCATGCGGCGTTTCGGTACGCGCCGTCGTGCGCGACAGCAGGGAACCAAATCGCCGGAGCAGACTCTGAATGTCTCCTCTCCCAAGGAACCCATTGGCCCGCCCCGTGCGGGCCGCTCTTTTTTGGGCTCCCTCTGTCCTCGAACGAGGCGCGCCCGGTTCCGGTGCACAGACCTCGGCACAGGACGGCGGTGAATTTTTCGCCAGGTGAAGGAAGCGGCGCGATACCGCGCAGATCGAATGCGAGCGTCCGCCGAATGCGCAGCGCTGCCGTTGTCGTGCGACGGACGGATGACCGGGTGTCGCGAGGATGACGGCTACAGGCAGCAGATCGCGCGCGAGTCTTGTGCCCGCCGCACGACAACGGCCGCGCCTCGTCGTTTCATCGGGGTGACGTTCTGCGGCGATAACATGCACTTTGTGACGCGTCGTGTCTGTTTGCTGTGCATCGCGTGTTCTGAATGCGATTGCGATCTTGATCGCCGGAAATTTTTTCCGCCGGAATGATGGCTTTCAATATCTCCTTTCGTCGCCTGCGGATTGCCGTACATCGCCGTGCAAGAAAAACCTACAGCGATTTCCTTGGGTTCATATAAGAATCTGGCGCGAACGATGCGTACGTAAAAGAACTGCCGGTTCAGGCATGTATTGTTCGGGAATGAGGTGCGACCAGGAGAGGTCGAGAGGACACCGCGACGACGATTGCGGGTCCTCCATTTGATGTTTTTGATTTTTTTGCTGAATTTTTTGCTCTGACATTATGGATCAGCGCAGCACCAACGGTCGTAGTGCGCCGGAAAACCCGCCATGCGCGGATGCACCCCCTGCCGGGCGTGCTTATTCCGGAAATCGCACCGCTTATACCCGCAAGCGCCAGTGCATCTCCCCTTGTCCGACGCCCGCCGCCGCTGCGGCCGGCGTTCGCTCCCAGGGGAGATAGCCGATGCCTGCGATTCTCTCCGTGCGCGATCTTCGCAAGCACTATCCCGGCGTGAAGGCCGTCGACGGCATCAGCCTCGACGTGCAGGAAGGACAATGCCTGGGCCTGCTCGGACCCAACGGCGCCGGCAAGAGCACCACGGTGGAAATGCTGGAAGGCCTGGTGCGACCGACTTCCGGCGAAATCCTCTTCCGCGGGCGGCCGATCGATGCCGACTATCGCGAGTGCATCGGCATCCAGTTCCAGCATACGGCGCTGCAGGATTTCCTCACGGTGCGCGAGAACCTCCAGTTCTTCCGCTCGCTGTACCGCAAGACGCTGCCGATCCAGCAGCTCGTCGAAGCCTGCCGGCTGGAGGAGTATCTGGATCGCGACCATCGCAAGCTGTCCGGTGGGCAGCGCCAGCGCATGCTGCTGGCGATCGCGCTGGTCAACGATCCGGACGTGGTGTTCCTCGACGAGCCGACCACCGGCCTGGACCCGCAGGCGCGGCGCAACTTCTGGGACCTGGTGCTGGCGATCAAGGCGCGCGGCAAGACCGTCGTGCTGACCACTCATTATATGGAGGAGGCCTACCTCCTCTGTGACGACATCGCGATCATGGATCACGGTCATGTCATCGCCAGGGGCTCGCCCCAGCAGCTGCTGGCCGACAACTTCAACGACAGCGTGCTGGAGTTGCCCGCCACCGAGGTCGAGGGCCGCGAACTCGACCTGCCGCTGGTGCGCAGGGCCGACCGCGTCGAGATCATGAGCGCGGACGTCAACGGCGCGGTGCAGAAGATGCTCGCCGCCGGCCTGTCGCTGGCGCAGCTGAAGATCCGGCCGCGCACGCTGGAAGACCTGTTCCTGCAGCTTACCGGTACGGAGCTGCGCGCATGAAACGTCTACTGGCAATGATCCGCGCGCGCCTGCTGGAGGTCGTACGCGACCGCTCCGCACTGGCCTGGAACCTGCTGTTCGCGCCGCTGCTGGTGGTCGGCATGGCGGTGGTGTTCTCGGGCTCGCCGCCGCCGCTGTTCAAGGTGGGCGTGCTCGGCGAGTCGCCGCTGACGGCGCAGACGCACCCCTTCCTTGCCACGGAGGCCACGCAGTTCTATCGCGAGCCGGACCTGGAGAAGGCCGTCGTCAAGCTGCAGCGCCACCGCATCGACCTGCTGCTGGATCCGTCTGCGCGGCCGCTGCGCTACTGGGTCAACACCGAGTCCGCCAAGGGGCGGCTGCTGCAGTCGATGCTCAAGGGCGGCGACCCCGATGCGCGCGCGCAGCCGGTGACCGGCACCTCCATCCGCTATTCCGACTGGCTGGTGCCCGGACTGCTGGGCCTCAACATCATGTTCTCGTCGCTGTTCGCCATCGGCCACGTCATCGTGCGCTACCGCAAGTCAGGCTACCTCAAGCGGCTCAACGGCACGCCGCTGCGCGCGGTGGAGTTCATCAGCGCGCAGCTGATCGCCTGCCTGCTGCTGATCGTCGGCATCGCTGCCGGAATGTATGCGGCCACCGACCTGTTCCTGCATCTGCGCATGGAGGGAAGCTATTTCAACCTGCTGCTGGTGGCGGTGCTGGGCTCGATGTCGATGATCGCGATGAGCCTGCTGATCTCCGCGCGCATTGCCAGCGAAGAACTGTCCGGCGGCCTGCTCAACCTCCTGTCCTGGCCGATGGTGGTGCTGTCGGGCGTGTTCTTCTCGCTCGACGGAGCCCCGGCTGTGGTGCAGGCCGCCGCCCAGGCCTTGCCGCTGACGCACATGCTCGAGGCGGCGCGCGCGGTGATGATCGATGGCGCCGGCCTTGCCGATATCGCCCGGCCGCTGCTGGCGCTGGCCGCCATGACGGCGCTGTTCCTCGCCATCGGCGCCGGCTTCTTCCGCTGGTCGCAGGACTGAGCGATGGCCATCCAGACCATGTCGCGGCAAGCGGATGCAGCGCCGGTACCGACGGGCGCGGGTGCAGTAACGGATTCAATGATCGAACGCCATGACCATGAGTAAGCCCGAAGCTTCATCGACCGCCGCCCCGGCGCAGGTTTTCGACGCGCAGTGGTTTCGCATCCTGGCGATCACGCCATTCGAGCGTGCCGACCTGGCGCTGGCACGCGCGCTATGGCGCCAGAAGGCCGCGGCCGCGATCGACCTCGGCCGCGATCCGCAGCAGTGGCCAGGGCTGCTGGCTGCGCTGGCCAGGGAGCGCTCCGCCGGCCTGGGCCTGCGCATCCCGGACGGCATCGCGCTGCAGGGATTGGAACTGCCCGCCTCGGTGGGCTTCCTGATCGTCGACGGCGGGATCGAGGCGCTGCCGCAGGGCTGGCGCGGCGTGCCGGTGATCGCGCAGGTGCATTCCCTGGCGGAGGCCGAGCGCGCGCTGGCTTCCGGCGCGGCAGGCCTGATCGCCAAGGGCCAGGAGAGCGGCGGACGGATCGGCGAGGAAAGCAGCTTCGTGCTGCTGCAGCGGCTGGTCGCATTGACGCAGGCCGTCGCAGCCGGAGGCCGCACGGTGCCGGTGTGGTGCCAGGGCGGCGTTGCGCTCCACACCGCCGCGGGCGCCTTTGCCGGTGGCGCCTTCGGTGTGGTCATCGATTCCATTCTTGCCGGCTTCCCGGAAAGCTCGCTGCCCGCCGAACTGAAATCCCAGGTGCTGGCGATGGACGGCAGCGAGGTTCGCGTCGCCGCGGGCTACCAGGTCTACGCACGCGGTCCGCGGGAGATCGCGGCGCTGGAGCTTCTCGATGCGGCCGCGGTGCGGGCCGCGCTTGCCGGCGGTGAGCTGGTGGCCGTCGGCCAGGACGCGGCCTTGTCGCGCCTGGTCTTGAACGAATGCTCGAACCTGGAGGCGCTGACCCAGACCCTGCGCCTGCGCGTGACCGGGCAGTTGCACCAGGCACAGACGCTGCGGGTGCTGGACGAAGGCAATGCCTGGGCGCAGGCGCATGGCACGCGCTACCCGGTCGCGCAGGGGCCGATGACGCGGGTCAGCGATACGGCCGCGTTTTCGGCCGCGGTGGCCGCGGACGGCGGCCTGCCGTTCCTGGCGCTGTCGCTGATGAAGGAACAGGCCTCGCGGGAACTGCTGGAGGCGACGCGCGCGCAGGTCGGCGATCGGCCCTGGGGCGTGGGTCTGCTGGGCTTCGCACCGCCCGACATCCTCGATCCACAGCTGGCGCTGGTGAAGGAATTCAAGCCGCCGGTGCTGCTGCTGGCCGGCGGTCGTCCGGCGCAGGCGCGGCCGTTCATCGACATGGGCATCGCGACCTACCTGCACGTGCCGTCGCCGGGCCTTCTCGACATCTTCCTGAAGGACGGCGCCACCCATTTCGTGTTCGAAGGCCGGGAGTGCGGCGGGCATGTCGGGCCGCGCTACAGCTTCGTGCTCTGGGAGCAGGCGCTGGCGCTGCTGGCGCAGCACGAGCATCCGGAAACGCTGCACCTGCTGTTCGCCGGCGGCATCCACGACGAACGTTCCAGCGCGATGGTCGCGGCCATCGCCGCGCCGTTGGCCGCGCGCGGAGCGAAGATCGGCGTCCTGATGGGCACCGCCTACATCGCCACCGCCGAGGCGGTCAGCCATGGTGCGGTGCTGGAAGGCTTCCAGCGCAAGGCGCTGGCGGGAGGCGAAACCGCGCTGGTGGAAACCGCGCCGGGGCATGCGATCCGCTGCCTGCCGTCCGGGTTCATGGACCTGTTCGCGCGCGAGAAAGCGCGCCTGCAGGGCGAGGGCGTCGATACCAAGGAGGCCTGGAAGGCGCTGGAAGCGCTGACCGTCGGTCGCCTGCGCATCGCCACCAAGGGCGTGGACTACGTCGAGGGGCGGCTGGCGACGGTGGATGCCGCGGTGCAGGAAGCCGAGGGCATGTACATGATCGGCCAGGTGATCGCGATGAAGCACGCGGTGACCACGATCGCCGCGCTGCATGCGCAGGTCACGCGTGGCGCTACGCGCTATCTGGACACCGTGCAGCTGCCGCCGCTGCATCGCGCCGCCGCCGCCGAGCCGGTCGCGGTGGTCGGCATGGCCTGCATCTATCCCGGCTCGCCGGATCTGGAAACCTACTGGACCAACATCCTGGAAGGCCGCGACCTGATCGGCGAGGTGCCGGCGGACCGCTGGAGCGTGGCGCAGTACTACCGCGGCGCCGACGCGCCGGCCGACAAGAGCGTCAGCAAGTGGGGCGGCTTCATTGCCGATACGCCCTTCGACCCGCTGCAGTACGGCATCCCGCCGGCTTCGCTGGCGGCGATCGAGCCGGTGCAGCTGCTGTCGCTGGAAGTCGCGCGGCAGGCGCTGAAGGATGCCGGCTACGACAGCCGCTGGTTCGACCGCGAAAAGACCTCGGTGATCTTCGGTGCCGAGGCCGGCATGGATCTGGGCAACCAGTACACCTTCCGCAACCTGTTCCCGCAGTACTGCGGCGAGCTGCCGCCGGCGCTGGCCGAAGCGCTGCCCAGCCTGACCGAGGATTCCTTTCCCGGCATGCTGGTCAACGTGATCTCGGGGCGTATCGCCAACCGGCTGGGCCTCGGAGGCGTCAACTACGCGGTGACCTCCGCCTGCGCCAGCTCGCTGACCGCGATCGAACTGGGCGTGAAGGAACTGCGCTGTGGCAGCAGCGAGGTCGTGCTCGCCGGCGGTGCCGACTTCCACAACGGCATTGCCGACTTCCTGATGTTTTCCTCGGTCGGCGCGCTGTCCGCCAAGGGACGCTGCCGCTCGTTCGACAGCGAGGCCGACGGCATCGCGCTCGGCGAGGGCGTCGGCGTGGTCGTGCTCAAGCGTCTGGACGATGCGCAGCGCGACGGCGATCGCATCTACGCGGTGATCGACGGCATCGCCGGCTCCAGCGACGGCAAGGGGCTGGGTCTCACGGCGCCGCGCAAGGAAGGCCAGAAACGTGCGCTGGAGCGCAGCTATTGGCAGGCCGGCGTGTTGCCGGCCGAGGTCGGCCTGGTCGAGGCCCACGGTACCGGCACCGTGGTCGGCGACCGTACGGAGCTCAAGACGCTGACCGAGGTCTATCTGGCCGGCGGCGCGGTACGCGGCCAGGCGGTGCTGGGTTCGGTGAAGAGCCAGATCGGCCATACCAAGTGCGCCGCCGGTATCGCCGGGCTGATCAAGGTCGCCAAGGCACTGCACCATCGCGTGCTGCCGCCGACCGGCCAGGTGACGATGCCGAACGCCGCCTGGCGTGGCGACAGCAGTCCCTTCCAGCTCAACCGCAAGCCGGCACCCTGGCTGCCGCAGGCATCGGCGGCGCGCGGAGCGGTCAGTGCCTTCGGCTTCGGCGGCACCAACTTCCACGCGGTGCTGTCGGCCTATCCGGCGCACCAGAGCACGGTCGGCGCGACGGCATGGCCGGCGGAGCTGTTCGCGGTTCGCGGTGCCAGCCGCGCCGAGGCCGAGCTGACGCTGCGCCGGGTGGCTGGGTTTCTCGCCGGCTCCGATTCGCCAGCGGCGTTGCGCGACCTTGCTCGCAGCGCCTGGGAGGCAGGGCAGGGGCCGGTGCAGTTCGCCTTCGTCGCGGCGGACGCCGCCGATCTCGGCCAGCGCGTCGCCGCGCTGCTGTCCGGCCAGTCCGGTGGCTCCGGCGTTCGCCAGAACGACGCGGCGCCGGGCAAGCTGGCCTTCCTGTTCTCCGGCCAGGGCAGCCAGTACCCGGGCATGCTGCGCGAGCTGCTCGTGTACTTCCCGCCGCGCCCCGAACTGCTCGCGGCCGGGCGTGAAGAGCTGCCGTTCATCTACCCGGCGACCGCCTACGACGAGGCTGCGCGCAGCCGCCAGCAGCAGGCGCTCACCGACACCCGCCGCGCTCAGCCGGCGCTGGGCCTGGTGGAACTCGCCGCCTTCGAATGGCTGCGCGGCCTGGGCCTGCAGCCGGACATGGCCGCTGGCCACAGCTACGGCGAACTGGCGGCGCTGGCCACGGCCGGCGCCTTCGATGCCGCGACGCTGCTGTCGCTGTCGCGTGCACGCGCGCAGGCCATCGTTTCGTCCATCCAGGGGGGAGACAACGGCGCGATGGCGGCGGTGCGTCTCGACGCGCCGGCGCTGGCGCCGCTGCTGGAAGGCTTCCCCGGCGTGGTGATGGCCAACCAGAACTCTCCGATCCAGACCGTGATCTCCGGCCCGACGGCAGCCGTCGAGGCCGCCTGCGTGTCCCTCGGCCAGCGCGGCATCGGCTGCAAGCGTATCGATACCGACTGCGCCTTCCACTCGCCGCTGATGGCGGGGGCCGAGGCGCGCTATGCCGAGGCGCTGAGCGAGCAGCCGGTGGGTACGCTGCAGTGGCCGGTGTACTCCAATCGCGATGCCGCGCCGCATCGCGACGATGCACAAGCGATCCGCGACAGCCTGGCCAGCCACATCACCAGCCCGGTGCGCTTCGTCGCCGAGATCGAGCGCATGCACGACGACGGAGCGCGCGTCTTCCTCGAGATCGGCCCGCGCAAGGTGCTTACCGGCCTGGTCGGCCGCATCCTCAAGGACCGGCCGCATGCGGCCATTGCGCTCGATCCGGAAGAGCGCGGCTTCGCCGGCCTGCTGGAAACCCTGGCGCAGCTGGCGCTGCGCCTGCCGGGATTCGACGCCGGCGCTCTCTACGCCGGCCGCGCGCGGACGCTCGACCTGGCACAGCCGCGCAAGCTGGCCGCCACCACCTGGCTGGTCAATGGCGGCCATGCCAGGCCGCTTCGGGGCAAGGCGCCTGCGCATGCCGCGGCGCTGATCAGCGAGCCGGTGGTGAATCTCGCCGCAGTTGCCGCGCCGTCGCCGGTGTCCGCCGTTGCCGCGCCGGCCCAGGCCGGCGAGCAGGCCCTGATCGGCTATCTCGGCAACATGCGCGAACTGGTCAACGCCCAGCGCGACGTATTGCTTGGCTACTTCGGTGCGCCAGCAGCCATGCCGGCGCGCGGTGTCGGACGACTGCCGAATCCGCCGGCCGCGTTGCCGGCCGTGGCCGCGCCGGTCGCGCCGGCGGTCACCGTCACCGTCAGCGATGCTCCCGCGATGCCGGAGAGCCAGCCGGCGCTGCTGGCCATCGTCAGCGAGCGCACCGGCTATCCGGCCGACATGCTCGACTTGGACCTGGACCTGGAAGCCGATCTCTCCATCGACTCGATCAAGCGCCTGGAGATCATCGGCGAGCTGTCCCAGCGGCTGGCGCTGCGCAGCGCGCTGGGTGCCGACGCCGATGCGCTGCTGGAGCAGCTTGCCGCGCAGAAGACCCTGCGTGCGGTGCTGGCATGGCTGGGCGACAAGCTGCCGGCGCCGGCGCGGACGACCACGGTGGCGATCGGATCCGGCACCCCCCGGGTCGAAGTCGCGGTGGCCGCCGCCGCGGTGCCGCAGCTGTCGCAGCTGCTGCTCGAAATCGTCAGCCAGAGCACGGGCTATCCGCCGGACGCGCTGGACCTGGATCTGGACCTGGAAGCCGACCTGTCGATCGACTCGATCAAGCGCCTGGAAGTGGTGGGCCAGCTGGGCGGCCGCCTCGGTATCGAGAACGGCAGCGACCGCGACGCCATGCAGGAGCAGCTGTCGCGGCTCAAGACCCTGAGGGCGATGATCGTCTGGCTGGAGCAGCGC includes these proteins:
- a CDS encoding ABC transporter ATP-binding protein, which gives rise to MPAILSVRDLRKHYPGVKAVDGISLDVQEGQCLGLLGPNGAGKSTTVEMLEGLVRPTSGEILFRGRPIDADYRECIGIQFQHTALQDFLTVRENLQFFRSLYRKTLPIQQLVEACRLEEYLDRDHRKLSGGQRQRMLLAIALVNDPDVVFLDEPTTGLDPQARRNFWDLVLAIKARGKTVVLTTHYMEEAYLLCDDIAIMDHGHVIARGSPQQLLADNFNDSVLELPATEVEGRELDLPLVRRADRVEIMSADVNGAVQKMLAAGLSLAQLKIRPRTLEDLFLQLTGTELRA
- a CDS encoding fatty acid desaturase family protein yields the protein MSIEAPTSTPVELPAVTRRRLRSLLSAEEVTELTARSDWRGFWAIAVSWATIAASFAMVALWPGVLTVLLALPLLAGRQLALAILQHEAAHGTLFRTRGMNDFFGDWFCARPVWQQMHKYRAHHLVHHTRTGTELDPDMSLHAGYPTTAASLRRKMLRDLSGYTGIKLMLGLLLMDAGVLKWTVANNIEKLPQDGRRWWNYPLDFLRNAGGMLATNLLLAGILAASGHAWLYALWVLAYVTPFPLFVRIRSIAEHGMLPRVQDMFQNTRTTRARAWQRLFFAPMNVNYHQEHHAMASVPYYRLPQLHALLRERGESVEPPGYGEVLRLAATPAQS
- a CDS encoding ABC transporter permease, coding for MKRLLAMIRARLLEVVRDRSALAWNLLFAPLLVVGMAVVFSGSPPPLFKVGVLGESPLTAQTHPFLATEATQFYREPDLEKAVVKLQRHRIDLLLDPSARPLRYWVNTESAKGRLLQSMLKGGDPDARAQPVTGTSIRYSDWLVPGLLGLNIMFSSLFAIGHVIVRYRKSGYLKRLNGTPLRAVEFISAQLIACLLLIVGIAAGMYAATDLFLHLRMEGSYFNLLLVAVLGSMSMIAMSLLISARIASEELSGGLLNLLSWPMVVLSGVFFSLDGAPAVVQAAAQALPLTHMLEAARAVMIDGAGLADIARPLLALAAMTALFLAIGAGFFRWSQD
- a CDS encoding type I polyketide synthase, translated to MSKPEASSTAAPAQVFDAQWFRILAITPFERADLALARALWRQKAAAAIDLGRDPQQWPGLLAALARERSAGLGLRIPDGIALQGLELPASVGFLIVDGGIEALPQGWRGVPVIAQVHSLAEAERALASGAAGLIAKGQESGGRIGEESSFVLLQRLVALTQAVAAGGRTVPVWCQGGVALHTAAGAFAGGAFGVVIDSILAGFPESSLPAELKSQVLAMDGSEVRVAAGYQVYARGPREIAALELLDAAAVRAALAGGELVAVGQDAALSRLVLNECSNLEALTQTLRLRVTGQLHQAQTLRVLDEGNAWAQAHGTRYPVAQGPMTRVSDTAAFSAAVAADGGLPFLALSLMKEQASRELLEATRAQVGDRPWGVGLLGFAPPDILDPQLALVKEFKPPVLLLAGGRPAQARPFIDMGIATYLHVPSPGLLDIFLKDGATHFVFEGRECGGHVGPRYSFVLWEQALALLAQHEHPETLHLLFAGGIHDERSSAMVAAIAAPLAARGAKIGVLMGTAYIATAEAVSHGAVLEGFQRKALAGGETALVETAPGHAIRCLPSGFMDLFAREKARLQGEGVDTKEAWKALEALTVGRLRIATKGVDYVEGRLATVDAAVQEAEGMYMIGQVIAMKHAVTTIAALHAQVTRGATRYLDTVQLPPLHRAAAAEPVAVVGMACIYPGSPDLETYWTNILEGRDLIGEVPADRWSVAQYYRGADAPADKSVSKWGGFIADTPFDPLQYGIPPASLAAIEPVQLLSLEVARQALKDAGYDSRWFDREKTSVIFGAEAGMDLGNQYTFRNLFPQYCGELPPALAEALPSLTEDSFPGMLVNVISGRIANRLGLGGVNYAVTSACASSLTAIELGVKELRCGSSEVVLAGGADFHNGIADFLMFSSVGALSAKGRCRSFDSEADGIALGEGVGVVVLKRLDDAQRDGDRIYAVIDGIAGSSDGKGLGLTAPRKEGQKRALERSYWQAGVLPAEVGLVEAHGTGTVVGDRTELKTLTEVYLAGGAVRGQAVLGSVKSQIGHTKCAAGIAGLIKVAKALHHRVLPPTGQVTMPNAAWRGDSSPFQLNRKPAPWLPQASAARGAVSAFGFGGTNFHAVLSAYPAHQSTVGATAWPAELFAVRGASRAEAELTLRRVAGFLAGSDSPAALRDLARSAWEAGQGPVQFAFVAADAADLGQRVAALLSGQSGGSGVRQNDAAPGKLAFLFSGQGSQYPGMLRELLVYFPPRPELLAAGREELPFIYPATAYDEAARSRQQQALTDTRRAQPALGLVELAAFEWLRGLGLQPDMAAGHSYGELAALATAGAFDAATLLSLSRARAQAIVSSIQGGDNGAMAAVRLDAPALAPLLEGFPGVVMANQNSPIQTVISGPTAAVEAACVSLGQRGIGCKRIDTDCAFHSPLMAGAEARYAEALSEQPVGTLQWPVYSNRDAAPHRDDAQAIRDSLASHITSPVRFVAEIERMHDDGARVFLEIGPRKVLTGLVGRILKDRPHAAIALDPEERGFAGLLETLAQLALRLPGFDAGALYAGRARTLDLAQPRKLAATTWLVNGGHARPLRGKAPAHAAALISEPVVNLAAVAAPSPVSAVAAPAQAGEQALIGYLGNMRELVNAQRDVLLGYFGAPAAMPARGVGRLPNPPAALPAVAAPVAPAVTVTVSDAPAMPESQPALLAIVSERTGYPADMLDLDLDLEADLSIDSIKRLEIIGELSQRLALRSALGADADALLEQLAAQKTLRAVLAWLGDKLPAPARTTTVAIGSGTPRVEVAVAAAAVPQLSQLLLEIVSQSTGYPPDALDLDLDLEADLSIDSIKRLEVVGQLGGRLGIENGSDRDAMQEQLSRLKTLRAMIVWLEQRYPAATATPAVAASTATEVGIPLERYVLRRQDAPPVVPAQINLTGKRFLVSDDRLGLAERVAALLQELGARVEIVDFPSATTLPAELDRIDGLIHLWSLNPASRLRDVKRFFAVARESLQQQGRHLLVASALGGDFGASGALANFRRGGGFAGLVKSVVKEFPELRAHWVDFDLSESLDAIARHIKAELLAANPLPEVAYQGGRRHVREIVPTELTRGSLDGLPLTPESTVLITGGARGITALIAIELARRYRCHLEVVGRSPMPIGEESALTRGIDDPRKLRQALLGADPGQKPGQIEQQARLILADRAARETYAQVIAAGGSLNYTRLDVREGKAFLGFIDGVYARRGHIDGVIHGAGVVEDKLVRDKTDESFGRVFDTKVGGALALRKRIRDDVKFVVFFSSVASAFGNRGQVDYASANDVLDKLAYSWQQRIAGRVLSVNWGPWADTGMVSESLKNEYQRKGIGLIPQQEGVDALLRELSQRQGDPQVVLMCGKPESFDGRAAPNPREVGA